A region of Streptomyces sp. NBC_01267 DNA encodes the following proteins:
- a CDS encoding zinc-dependent metalloprotease: MTRIGGAEMVDWNLATATATRFAKQGPDVSRDEARAVVAELRRHAKSAEEHVRAFTRMIPEDTERKDTPVLVVDRAGWVKANVAGFREVLRPLLEKMQERRGSGPGGAVLGAVGGKVTGVELGMLLSFLSSRVLGQYETFAPADRDLPASVGTGGRLLLVAPNIVHVERELEVDPHDFRLWVCLHEETHRTQFTAVPWLRDHLEGEIQSFLEETEVDPMTVLERLREAAQSLAGNRSDASDSTGTDRGNSLVELVQTPAQRDILGRLTAVMSLLEGHADYVMDGVGPQVVPSVDEIREKFQQRRAQGAGRLDQALRKLLGLDAKLRQYRDGERFVRTVVDEVGMDGFNRVWTSPNTLPTKAEIAAPADWIARVHRKGDPSL, encoded by the coding sequence ATGACGCGCATCGGTGGTGCCGAGATGGTCGACTGGAACCTCGCCACGGCGACTGCGACCCGCTTCGCGAAACAGGGTCCGGACGTCAGCAGGGACGAAGCCCGTGCGGTGGTGGCGGAGCTGCGCAGGCATGCCAAGTCCGCCGAGGAACACGTCCGGGCCTTCACCCGGATGATCCCGGAGGACACCGAGCGCAAGGACACCCCGGTGCTCGTCGTGGACCGGGCGGGCTGGGTGAAGGCCAACGTCGCCGGGTTCCGTGAGGTCCTGCGGCCCCTGCTGGAGAAGATGCAGGAGCGGCGCGGCAGCGGGCCGGGCGGCGCGGTGCTCGGCGCGGTCGGCGGCAAGGTGACCGGCGTCGAACTGGGCATGCTGCTGTCGTTCCTCTCGTCCCGGGTGCTCGGGCAGTACGAGACGTTCGCCCCGGCCGACCGTGACCTCCCGGCCTCCGTGGGCACCGGCGGACGGCTGCTGCTCGTCGCGCCGAACATCGTGCACGTGGAGCGCGAGCTGGAGGTCGACCCGCACGACTTCAGGCTCTGGGTCTGCCTGCACGAGGAGACCCACCGCACCCAGTTCACCGCCGTGCCCTGGCTGCGCGACCATCTGGAGGGCGAGATCCAGTCGTTCCTCGAAGAGACCGAGGTCGACCCGATGACCGTCCTGGAACGGCTGCGCGAGGCCGCCCAGTCGCTCGCGGGCAACCGCTCCGACGCGTCCGACAGCACCGGCACCGACCGCGGGAACTCGCTGGTCGAACTGGTCCAGACGCCGGCCCAGCGGGACATCCTGGGCCGGTTGACCGCGGTGATGTCCCTGCTCGAAGGACACGCCGACTACGTGATGGACGGGGTCGGCCCGCAGGTCGTGCCGTCGGTCGACGAGATCCGCGAGAAGTTCCAGCAGCGCCGGGCCCAGGGCGCGGGCCGCCTCGACCAGGCACTGCGCAAGCTGCTGGGCCTGGACGCCAAACTCCGGCAGTACCGCGACGGAGAGCGGTTCGTACGGACCGTGGTCGACGAGGTCGGCATGGACGGCTTCAACCGCGTCTGGACCTCGCCGAACACGCTGCCCACCAAGGCGGAGATCGCCGCCCCCGCCGACTGGATCGCACGGGTGCACCGCAAGGGCGACCCGTCGCTCTGA